A portion of the Clostridium gelidum genome contains these proteins:
- a CDS encoding nucleotide sugar dehydrogenase translates to MKLENVTDLIRCKETNISEKNKKVCIFGQGFVGLPLALSLALRGCKTIGVDINKNLVNDTNNGVTHHAENFNGIAIQQILKEELKEERYKATIDGASAVRECNNIIVTVGIPIKEGKYIIDYLENVCITIGKNLKKEDLIVIRSTVIPGTTEEVIVPILEKESGLKAGEDFYLAYSSERIAEGKAFDEFANMPTLVAGINKKSCEIAAELLKIVCKAEVIKASCIKVVETSKVFENVQRDVNIAMAQEFARFTEGLGIDIFEVVKLANTHKRVNLLTPGPGVGGYCIPNAYFYIEPKAEEMDIDMRLLKISREENAALPEFIVNKVDELLSNIGKKIIDTKIAVLGLAMKDYSNDDRISPAVEICKLLIKRGAEVKAFDPVVVNEHDFKVNTQDEAIKDAEAVLVLTKQHQIELDDFEHMSKMLKSKAVFIDTKAIVNQAEARKYGISVWRI, encoded by the coding sequence GTGAAATTAGAAAATGTTACAGATTTAATTAGATGTAAAGAAACTAATATTAGTGAAAAAAATAAGAAAGTATGCATTTTTGGGCAAGGATTTGTTGGATTACCTTTAGCTTTAAGTTTAGCACTTAGAGGTTGCAAAACTATAGGGGTTGATATAAATAAAAATCTTGTCAATGATACGAACAACGGTGTAACTCATCATGCAGAGAATTTTAATGGAATTGCAATACAACAAATACTTAAAGAAGAATTAAAAGAAGAAAGGTATAAAGCTACAATTGATGGAGCTTCAGCTGTAAGAGAGTGTAATAATATAATAGTAACAGTAGGCATTCCTATTAAAGAGGGAAAGTATATAATAGATTATTTAGAAAATGTATGTATAACAATAGGAAAAAACTTAAAGAAAGAAGATTTAATAGTAATAAGAAGTACAGTAATACCAGGAACTACTGAAGAAGTTATAGTACCTATTTTAGAAAAGGAATCTGGACTTAAGGCAGGTGAAGATTTTTATCTAGCATATTCTTCTGAAAGAATTGCTGAAGGTAAAGCCTTTGATGAATTTGCTAATATGCCAACCTTGGTTGCAGGTATAAATAAAAAAAGTTGTGAAATAGCAGCAGAACTTTTGAAAATAGTATGTAAGGCTGAAGTAATTAAAGCCTCATGTATAAAAGTAGTAGAGACATCAAAGGTTTTTGAAAATGTTCAAAGAGATGTTAACATTGCTATGGCTCAAGAGTTTGCAAGATTTACGGAAGGCTTAGGGATAGATATATTCGAGGTAGTTAAGCTTGCCAATACTCATAAAAGAGTGAATTTACTTACACCTGGACCAGGAGTTGGTGGTTATTGTATACCAAATGCTTATTTTTATATTGAACCAAAAGCTGAAGAGATGGATATTGATATGAGATTATTAAAAATTTCAAGAGAAGAAAATGCAGCATTACCTGAATTTATAGTAAATAAAGTTGATGAGCTTTTAAGTAATATAGGTAAGAAAATCATTGATACAAAGATAGCAGTTTTAGGTCTTGCTATGAAGGATTATTCCAATGATGATAGGATAAGTCCAGCAGTAGAGATTTGTAAACTATTAATTAAGCGAGGAGCTGAGGTTAAGGCATTTGATCCAGTAGTGGTAAATGAACATGATTTTAAGGTAAATACTCAAGATGAAGCAATAAAAGATGCTGAAGCAGTATTAGTCCTTACAAAACAACATCAAATAGAATTAGATGATTTTGAACATATGAGTAAGATGTTAAAATCTAAAGCAGTATTTATTGACACAAAGGCGATAGTTAATCAAGCGGAAGCTAGAAAGTATGGAATAAGTGTTTGGAGAATATAG
- a CDS encoding CpsD/CapB family tyrosine-protein kinase, with protein sequence MFTVEDNPKSIVAEAYKTLRTNIQYSSFDEEIKSIVVTSSEMTEGKSTVAKNIALTFAQSEKKVILIDCDLRKPSVHDNFKAPNLVGLSEVLLGLAILEESVQKHNDNLYFLTSGKIPPNPSEMLASLAMIKLIEKLKEEYDIVVLDTPPLNVVTDAQILSVKVDGTILVVRAAITKKDVVIEAKNLLDKVGANIIGTVLYAVKNTKSKYY encoded by the coding sequence ATGTTTACTGTAGAGGATAACCCAAAATCAATAGTAGCAGAAGCCTATAAAACTTTAAGAACTAATATACAATACTCTTCCTTTGATGAGGAGATAAAATCTATAGTTGTGACAAGTTCAGAAATGACAGAAGGAAAATCAACAGTTGCAAAAAATATTGCTTTAACATTTGCTCAAAGTGAAAAAAAGGTTATTCTCATAGATTGCGATTTAAGAAAGCCATCAGTACATGATAATTTTAAAGCTCCAAATTTAGTAGGGCTTTCAGAAGTTTTACTTGGATTAGCAATACTCGAAGAATCTGTACAAAAGCACAATGATAATTTGTATTTCTTGACTTCAGGAAAAATTCCACCAAATCCATCAGAAATGTTAGCATCATTAGCTATGATAAAACTTATTGAAAAATTAAAAGAAGAATATGACATAGTAGTATTAGATACTCCACCGCTTAATGTAGTTACAGATGCTCAAATACTTTCAGTAAAAGTTGATGGAACTATTTTAGTTGTAAGAGCTGCAATAACAAAAAAGGATGTAGTAATTGAAGCAAAAAATCTTTTGGATAAAGTAGGAGCAAACATAATTGGAACTGTATTGTATGCAGTAAAAAACACAAAAAGCAAATACTACTAG
- a CDS encoding YveK family protein, whose translation MNEEIINFEKLAGILIKRWKLICMITLTATIFSIIISFFIIIPKYQTSTKVFIGKEDSKTQDKDKNYNGNDVDMYQKLLKTYAEVIQTTDLIEKAVDVERLGLKSQDILKNLKVTPTTDTQILQIEYTNTDRVLARNILDSVTNEFVAESTELIANGNVKIIERVKIPVNPISPNKKINITIAFLLGFIISTILSFLLESIDNTFKNKEQMEAELRLPVLGVIPDFLKQ comes from the coding sequence ATGAATGAAGAAATTATAAATTTTGAAAAATTAGCGGGTATATTAATAAAAAGATGGAAATTGATATGTATGATAACATTAACTGCAACTATTTTCTCAATAATTATAAGTTTTTTTATAATTATACCTAAATATCAGACTAGCACTAAGGTGTTTATAGGAAAAGAAGATTCAAAAACTCAAGATAAAGATAAAAACTACAATGGAAATGATGTGGACATGTATCAAAAGCTATTAAAAACATATGCAGAAGTGATTCAAACCACTGATTTGATAGAAAAAGCAGTTGATGTGGAAAGATTAGGTTTAAAATCACAAGATATACTCAAAAATTTAAAAGTTACTCCAACAACAGATACTCAAATTTTACAAATTGAGTATACAAATACAGATAGAGTTTTAGCTAGAAATATATTAGATTCAGTTACAAATGAATTTGTAGCAGAATCTACAGAACTTATAGCAAATGGTAATGTGAAAATAATAGAAAGGGTTAAAATTCCAGTTAATCCAATAAGTCCGAATAAAAAAATAAATATAACTATTGCATTTTTACTTGGATTTATAATTAGCACTATATTAAGTTTTTTATTAGAATCTATAGATAATACTTTTAAAAATAAAGAACAAATGGAGGCGGAATTAAGATTACCCGTATTAGGTGTTATTCCTGATTTTCTTAAGCAATAA
- a CDS encoding CpsD/CapB family tyrosine-protein kinase has protein sequence MFIVEDKPNSIEAESYRTLRTNIQYSSIDKEIKSIVVTSANPQDGKSTISGNLALSFAQNGKKVIIIDCDLRRPSIHRNFYLSNSYGLSEVLIGKETLDKAIQEYKTNLHVLTSGKIPPNSIEMISSISMNNLLEELKIEYDILIIDSPPLGAFSDGQILSTKVDGTILVVKAGESKIEAVKEAKNLLNKVGANIIGVVINKVNDDKKKNYYYYETDKKREITELEKNEIEDKVNIN, from the coding sequence ATGTTTATAGTTGAAGATAAACCAAACTCAATAGAAGCAGAATCATATAGAACATTAAGAACAAATATACAATATTCTTCAATTGATAAAGAGATTAAAAGTATTGTTGTTACAAGTGCTAATCCTCAAGATGGGAAGTCAACAATATCAGGAAATTTAGCATTATCATTTGCACAGAATGGAAAAAAAGTAATAATTATTGATTGTGATTTAAGAAGACCGTCTATTCATAGAAATTTTTATTTATCAAATTCATATGGACTTTCAGAAGTGTTAATAGGTAAGGAAACACTAGATAAGGCAATTCAAGAATATAAGACCAATCTTCATGTACTAACGAGTGGAAAGATACCTCCGAATTCAATAGAAATGATTAGTTCAATTTCAATGAATAATTTATTAGAAGAGCTTAAAATAGAATATGACATATTAATAATAGATAGCCCGCCTTTAGGAGCATTTAGTGATGGACAAATTTTATCAACTAAGGTAGATGGGACTATTCTTGTAGTAAAAGCTGGAGAAAGCAAAATAGAAGCTGTAAAAGAGGCAAAAAATCTTCTGAATAAAGTTGGAGCTAATATAATAGGAGTAGTTATAAATAAAGTAAATGATGATAAAAAGAAAAATTATTACTATTATGAAACTGATAAAAAAAGGGAGATTACAGAATTAGAGAAAAATGAAATTGAAGATAAGGTAAATATTAATTGA
- a CDS encoding YveK family protein: protein MEEIEFKIQDIFEILKRQWKLIGAIAAGVSIIAALVSFFVITPIYQVDSKVFIGKEENSIKDYDNNDVQMYQKLLKTYSEVIKTKDLIQSAISKNNLDITSEEVIKNLKITPMTDTQILEISYENKDKTLAKEVLVVVIDEFMRESKEIIPNGNVQVIESAELPQNPISPNKGTNIAIAFLVGIMIGVSIAFLREYVDDTLKTKEQTEKVMELPVIGMIPCEEKN, encoded by the coding sequence ATGGAAGAAATCGAATTCAAAATTCAAGACATATTCGAAATATTGAAAAGGCAATGGAAACTTATAGGAGCAATAGCAGCTGGGGTAAGTATAATTGCTGCGTTAGTAAGCTTTTTTGTTATTACGCCTATTTATCAAGTTGACTCAAAAGTTTTTATAGGTAAAGAGGAAAATAGCATTAAAGATTATGATAATAATGATGTACAAATGTATCAGAAATTATTAAAAACATATTCAGAAGTAATAAAAACTAAGGATTTAATTCAAAGTGCAATTAGTAAAAATAATTTAGATATAACATCTGAAGAAGTGATTAAAAATTTAAAAATCACTCCAATGACAGATACGCAAATATTAGAGATAAGTTATGAAAATAAAGATAAAACATTAGCTAAAGAAGTTTTAGTAGTAGTTATAGACGAATTTATGAGAGAGTCTAAAGAAATTATACCAAATGGAAATGTACAAGTTATAGAAAGTGCTGAATTACCACAAAATCCAATAAGCCCAAATAAAGGGACGAATATAGCAATAGCTTTTTTAGTAGGGATTATGATAGGAGTTTCAATAGCCTTCTTAAGGGAATATGTAGATGATACATTAAAAACCAAAGAGCAAACTGAAAAAGTAATGGAACTTCCTGTAATAGGGATGATACCTTGTGAAGAAAAGAACTAA
- the rfbB gene encoding dTDP-glucose 4,6-dehydratase, which translates to MKTYLVTGGAGFIGSNFVLYMLNKYQDIKIINLDKLTYAGNLENLKSIKNDKRHTFVQGDICDKELVSSLFEANDINYVVNFAAESHVDRSIKEPEIFAKTNVLGTVNMLNCAKKSWETDEGFKEGVKFLHVSTDEVYGSLGSEGFFMETTPIDPHSPYSSSKASSDLMVKAYYDTYKMPINITRCSNNYGPFQFPEKLIPLLINNCLQHKDLPVYGDGMNIRDWLFVEDHAKAIDMVINGGRLGEVYNVGGHNERTNIQIVKTVISYINENVDKDVTENLIKYVEDRKGHDRRYGIAPDKIKEELGWYPETTFEIGIKKTIKWYLDNQDWMKNVTSGDYQKYYEKMYK; encoded by the coding sequence ATGAAGACATATTTAGTTACAGGCGGTGCTGGATTTATAGGATCAAACTTTGTTTTATACATGTTAAACAAATATCAAGATATTAAAATAATTAATTTAGATAAGCTGACTTATGCAGGAAATTTAGAAAATCTTAAATCAATTAAAAATGATAAGAGACATACATTTGTTCAAGGAGATATTTGTGATAAGGAATTAGTTTCAAGTCTTTTTGAAGCTAATGATATAAATTATGTTGTTAATTTTGCAGCGGAATCACATGTTGATAGAAGCATAAAAGAACCAGAAATATTTGCTAAGACAAATGTACTTGGAACTGTTAATATGCTTAATTGCGCAAAAAAATCATGGGAAACAGACGAAGGATTTAAAGAAGGAGTTAAATTTCTTCATGTTTCAACAGACGAAGTTTATGGATCATTAGGTTCAGAAGGATTTTTTATGGAAACAACACCAATAGATCCACATAGTCCATATTCATCAAGTAAAGCTAGTTCTGATTTGATGGTTAAAGCTTATTATGATACGTATAAAATGCCTATAAATATAACAAGATGTTCAAATAACTATGGTCCATTCCAATTTCCAGAGAAATTAATTCCATTATTAATAAATAACTGCCTACAACATAAGGATTTACCTGTATATGGCGATGGTATGAATATAAGAGACTGGTTATTTGTAGAAGATCATGCAAAAGCAATTGATATGGTTATTAATGGCGGTAGACTTGGAGAAGTTTACAACGTTGGTGGACATAACGAAAGAACTAATATACAAATAGTTAAAACAGTTATATCTTATATAAATGAAAATGTAGATAAAGATGTAACAGAGAATTTAATAAAATATGTTGAGGATAGAAAAGGCCATGACAGAAGATATGGAATAGCTCCAGATAAGATAAAAGAAGAGCTGGGATGGTATCCTGAAACTACTTTTGAAATTGGAATAAAGAAGACTATAAAGTGGTATTTGGATAATCAAGACTGGATGAAAAATGTTACTTCTGGTGATTACCAAAAGTATTATGAAAAGATGTACAAGTAG
- the rfbD gene encoding dTDP-4-dehydrorhamnose reductase — MKILITGSKGQLGNELQEIIKSGRAEIDKVSDIIKESEVIALDVDELDITNLEQVKKKMNNLKPDVVINCAAATNVDGCESNEDFAFKVNSIGPRNLAIASAEIGAKLAQVSTDYIFSGASDKPLTEYDLTGPYSVYGKTKLLGENYVREFSSKYFIVRTAWLYGYIGNNFVYTMRKLGKDRQMITVVNDQRGNPTYANDLAYHILKLIQTEEYGVYHCTGKGECTWYEFAKMIIELSGEKCEVKPCTSEEYKTPAKRPEYSSLDNMMLRNTIGDEMRDWKDAIKSFIGKLDK; from the coding sequence ATGAAGATATTAATAACAGGATCAAAAGGTCAATTGGGTAACGAACTTCAGGAGATAATAAAAAGCGGAAGAGCTGAAATAGATAAAGTCTCAGATATTATAAAAGAATCTGAGGTTATTGCATTAGATGTAGATGAATTAGATATAACAAATTTAGAGCAGGTTAAAAAGAAAATGAATAATTTAAAACCAGATGTGGTAATTAACTGTGCAGCAGCTACAAATGTTGACGGCTGTGAGAGCAATGAAGATTTTGCTTTTAAAGTTAATTCAATTGGACCTAGAAATTTAGCTATAGCTAGCGCAGAAATAGGAGCAAAATTAGCACAAGTATCAACTGATTATATATTTAGTGGAGCTTCAGATAAACCATTAACTGAATATGATTTAACAGGTCCATATAGTGTATATGGAAAAACTAAGCTTTTAGGAGAAAATTATGTAAGAGAATTTTCTTCAAAATACTTTATAGTAAGAACAGCTTGGCTTTATGGATATATAGGTAATAATTTTGTTTATACTATGAGAAAACTTGGAAAAGATAGACAAATGATAACTGTTGTAAATGATCAAAGGGGTAACCCTACTTATGCGAATGATTTAGCTTATCATATATTAAAACTTATACAGACAGAAGAATATGGAGTATATCATTGTACTGGTAAGGGAGAATGCACTTGGTATGAATTTGCAAAGATGATAATTGAATTGTCAGGTGAAAAATGTGAAGTTAAACCTTGTACATCAGAAGAGTATAAAACGCCAGCAAAAAGACCAGAATATTCATCACTTGATAATATGATGCTTAGAAATACTATCGGTGATGAAATGAGAGACTGGAAAGATGCGATAAAATCATTTATAGGGAAACTAGATAAATAG
- the rfbC gene encoding dTDP-4-dehydrorhamnose 3,5-epimerase, producing the protein MVNFNLNKSKIDGIYIIEPKVFGDSRGYFMETYNKEQFAEVGLNMTFVQDNESKSSKGVLRGLHFQKKHSQGKLVRVTKGEVFDVAVDLRTGSKTYGQWEGVILNKENKKQFYIPKGFAHGFLVISDEAVFNYKCTDFYAPEYDGGVMWNDPDINIKWPLEGIENILLSEKDKKHLNLKELDLSKYPDFNIYPKEV; encoded by the coding sequence ATGGTTAACTTTAATCTTAATAAGTCTAAAATAGATGGAATTTATATAATAGAGCCTAAGGTTTTTGGTGATAGTAGAGGTTATTTTATGGAAACTTATAATAAAGAACAATTTGCAGAAGTGGGACTTAATATGACTTTTGTGCAAGATAATGAATCAAAGTCTAGTAAAGGAGTACTCAGAGGGCTTCATTTTCAAAAGAAACATAGTCAAGGAAAACTTGTTAGAGTAACTAAAGGAGAGGTTTTTGATGTTGCAGTTGATTTAAGAACTGGCTCAAAAACTTATGGACAGTGGGAAGGTGTTATTTTAAACAAAGAAAACAAAAAACAATTTTATATTCCCAAAGGTTTTGCACATGGATTTTTAGTGATTTCAGATGAGGCAGTATTTAATTATAAATGTACAGATTTTTATGCACCAGAATATGATGGTGGAGTTATGTGGAATGATCCAGATATAAATATAAAATGGCCATTAGAAGGTATAGAAAATATACTTTTATCTGAAAAGGATAAAAAGCATCTCAATCTGAAAGAATTAGATTTAAGTAAATATCCAGATTTCAACATATATCCTAAAGAGGTGTAG
- the rfbA gene encoding glucose-1-phosphate thymidylyltransferase RfbA yields MKGIILAGGSGTRLYPVTKAMSKQMVPIYDKPMIYYPMSVLMLSGIRDILIISTPRDIINFKELFKDGQDLGLYIEYAVQENPNGLAEAFIIGEEFIGEDNVAMVLGDNIFYGQSFSEHLRQAASLENGAYIFGYYVQNPKDFGVVEFDDKGNVISLEEKPKKPKSKYAVPGLYFYDNSVVKKAKELIPSSRGELEITDLNKSYMQEGTLKVQLLGRGMAWLDTGTHTSMIKASNFVEAVQSTQGTYIACLEEISYRQGWITSKQVIELAKSLMKNGYGKYLMDIVEETETKNLNVPCSE; encoded by the coding sequence GTGAAAGGAATAATTTTAGCTGGAGGGTCAGGTACAAGATTATACCCAGTAACTAAAGCAATGTCAAAACAAATGGTTCCAATATATGATAAACCAATGATTTATTATCCAATGTCAGTTTTGATGTTATCTGGAATAAGAGATATTTTAATTATATCAACACCAAGAGATATAATTAATTTTAAGGAACTATTTAAAGATGGACAAGACTTAGGATTATATATTGAGTATGCAGTCCAAGAAAATCCTAATGGTCTTGCAGAAGCATTTATTATTGGAGAAGAATTTATTGGTGAGGATAATGTAGCTATGGTTCTTGGAGATAATATTTTCTACGGTCAAAGCTTTTCAGAGCATTTAAGACAAGCTGCCAGCTTGGAAAATGGAGCATATATATTTGGATATTATGTTCAAAATCCAAAGGATTTTGGTGTAGTTGAATTTGATGATAAGGGAAATGTTATTTCACTAGAAGAAAAGCCAAAAAAACCTAAATCTAAATATGCAGTTCCAGGTCTGTATTTTTACGATAACTCAGTAGTTAAAAAAGCTAAGGAATTAATACCTTCTTCAAGAGGAGAACTTGAAATAACAGATTTAAACAAATCCTATATGCAAGAAGGAACATTAAAAGTTCAATTACTAGGTAGAGGAATGGCTTGGCTAGACACAGGAACTCATACATCTATGATTAAAGCTTCTAATTTCGTTGAAGCGGTTCAAAGTACTCAAGGAACATATATAGCATGTCTTGAAGAAATTTCTTATAGACAAGGATGGATAACTTCTAAGCAAGTTATTGAACTTGCTAAATCACTAATGAAAAATGGATATGGAAAATATCTAATGGATATAGTAGAAGAAACTGAAACAAAAAATTTGAATGTGCCTTGTAGTGAATAA
- a CDS encoding polysaccharide pyruvyl transferase family protein, which yields MRKAFVRGCYGYRNLGDDYILYSMLDILKNTIYREVHIEVYDKEKEYNELKRKFPEMKINFVEFPENKIKKFLKRLTIIKDSDCYIIGGGGLFTGKGVLSLLTINFELLISKIYRTHRALYGVEVNSLCITKIQRYIWNLNLSLFDYISVRNKESKDMLIKCKNVKIEATADMTFGLETDDESKQNIDNILKNYNIKKKYILWGLAMPFNDAELRSEHFRNRYNDLCNTIVKIANNYADNYINVFLPFLYENDIRFINDVVKKIKGEYVVLDTKNNSISLSIRRLFFKKSELNICMRFHSVAFSIYNSSKFIAISYSPKTTRLLKELGLDNYIEYGIRSSQFFFKEFDLNIRYLLELINKEFDKKSDYDHMYCIEKAEKSKKNFIKWLNDTTIM from the coding sequence ATGAGAAAAGCTTTTGTGAGAGGATGTTACGGATACCGCAATTTGGGGGACGATTATATATTGTATTCGATGCTAGATATATTAAAGAATACAATATATAGGGAAGTTCATATAGAAGTATATGATAAAGAAAAAGAGTACAATGAATTAAAAAGAAAATTTCCTGAGATGAAGATTAATTTTGTTGAATTTCCTGAAAATAAAATAAAAAAGTTTTTAAAACGATTAACAATCATTAAGGATAGTGATTGTTATATTATTGGTGGTGGAGGGCTATTTACAGGAAAGGGGGTATTAAGTTTATTAACAATAAATTTTGAATTATTAATTTCAAAAATATATAGAACCCATAGAGCTTTGTATGGCGTGGAAGTTAATTCACTTTGTATTACCAAAATACAAAGATATATTTGGAATTTAAATTTGAGCTTATTTGATTATATATCAGTACGAAATAAAGAATCAAAAGACATGTTGATTAAATGTAAAAATGTAAAAATTGAGGCAACTGCTGATATGACATTTGGATTGGAAACTGATGATGAGTCAAAACAAAATATTGATAATATTTTAAAAAATTATAATATTAAGAAAAAATATATTTTATGGGGATTAGCTATGCCATTTAATGATGCTGAGTTAAGATCTGAACATTTTAGAAATAGATATAATGATTTGTGTAATACAATTGTTAAGATAGCCAATAATTATGCAGATAATTACATTAATGTATTTTTACCTTTTCTTTACGAGAATGATATTAGATTTATTAATGATGTTGTTAAAAAAATCAAAGGAGAATATGTAGTGCTTGACACTAAAAATAATTCAATTTCATTATCAATAAGAAGATTATTTTTCAAAAAAAGTGAATTAAATATATGTATGAGATTTCATAGTGTTGCATTTAGTATATATAATAGTTCGAAATTTATTGCAATATCTTACTCACCAAAGACAACGAGACTACTAAAAGAATTAGGTTTAGATAATTATATCGAATATGGAATCAGGTCCTCTCAGTTTTTTTTCAAAGAATTTGATTTAAATATTAGATATTTATTAGAATTAATTAATAAGGAATTTGATAAAAAATCTGATTATGACCATATGTATTGCATAGAAAAAGCTGAAAAAAGCAAGAAAAATTTTATTAAATGGTTAAATGATACCACAATAATGTAG
- a CDS encoding oligosaccharide flippase family protein — protein sequence MSKSRTKLFIENFLVYGLGSIIAKIAPIIMLPIVTRLMPDTTYYGLSDLSNITVSFGSAIAIMGMYDAMFRMFFEKEDVEYRKEVCSSALNFVLISGIIICLLLFIFKSYFTSWIFNDVKYVNLLNFTSFSILITTLSGIVTAPTRMQNKRKIFLITNTISPILGYSISIPMLIHKNYLYALPSATLISSAIMLIIFYVLNRKWFNFEKVNISLIKEMLKIGAPLMPGFIMYWVFTSCDRLMISKQIGNDFVGIYGIGSRVASISQFIYTAFAAGWQYFAFSTMKDRDQVELTSKIFENLALVSFSTFVIIVPFTHFVFNLLFKGNYVNGYITFPYLFLSPLLLMLYQTIVNQFLVIKKTWPSTLILFAGAATNVILNYFLIYVIGIEGSALATLIGYAVSVIIACIVLSKMKLVILSKRMKLMSIVLILFIILWRLISPINIIPAILISIPTLIIFFYLYRNEIVGAYKKGKDFFKRKDLTER from the coding sequence ATGAGCAAAAGTAGAACAAAACTTTTTATTGAAAATTTTTTAGTATATGGACTTGGTAGTATTATAGCAAAAATTGCACCAATTATAATGCTACCAATTGTAACAAGGCTTATGCCAGACACCACATATTATGGGTTAAGCGATTTATCTAATATAACAGTATCTTTTGGCTCAGCTATAGCTATTATGGGGATGTATGATGCTATGTTTAGAATGTTTTTTGAAAAGGAAGATGTAGAATATAGGAAGGAAGTATGTTCTAGCGCATTGAATTTTGTTTTAATTAGTGGAATAATAATATGTTTATTGTTATTTATATTTAAATCCTATTTTACATCATGGATTTTTAATGATGTAAAATATGTTAATTTGCTTAATTTTACATCTTTTAGCATTTTGATTACTACATTAAGTGGAATAGTAACAGCACCAACAAGGATGCAAAATAAAAGAAAAATATTCTTAATAACTAATACTATATCTCCTATTTTAGGTTATAGCATTTCTATACCTATGCTAATTCATAAGAATTATTTATATGCATTACCATCTGCCACTTTAATTTCATCAGCTATAATGCTTATAATTTTTTATGTTTTAAATAGAAAGTGGTTTAATTTTGAGAAAGTAAATATTTCTCTGATAAAAGAAATGTTAAAAATAGGTGCACCACTGATGCCAGGATTTATCATGTATTGGGTATTTACATCATGTGATAGACTTATGATTTCAAAACAAATTGGAAATGATTTTGTTGGAATATATGGTATAGGTTCTAGAGTAGCTTCTATAAGTCAATTTATATATACGGCTTTTGCAGCTGGATGGCAGTATTTTGCATTTTCAACAATGAAAGATAGGGATCAAGTAGAATTAACTTCAAAGATATTTGAGAATTTAGCTTTAGTGTCATTTTCAACTTTCGTAATAATTGTCCCATTTACTCATTTTGTATTCAATTTATTGTTTAAAGGAAACTATGTAAATGGATATATAACTTTTCCTTATTTATTCTTATCTCCGTTACTATTGATGTTATATCAAACGATTGTAAATCAATTTTTAGTTATTAAAAAGACATGGCCATCAACATTAATTCTTTTTGCAGGAGCGGCTACCAATGTTATTTTAAATTATTTTTTGATATATGTTATTGGAATAGAAGGATCTGCATTAGCAACTTTAATTGGTTATGCAGTAAGCGTAATAATTGCATGTATAGTTTTATCAAAAATGAAACTTGTAATATTATCTAAGAGGATGAAATTAATGAGCATAGTACTTATATTGTTTATAATACTGTGGAGGTTGATTTCACCAATAAATATAATACCTGCAATTCTTATTTCGATTCCAACGCTAATTATATTCTTTTATTTATATAGAAATGAGATTGTTGGAGCATATAAAAAAGGGAAAGATTTTTTTAAACGTAAAGATTTAACCGAAAGGTAA